The genomic segment GCAAGCTGCGGCGACACGCGGCCCGCCCCAAGAAAACGGTCCTGCAGTCCGGCATGCTCGTCGTACACCGCGCGCAGGGTACGGACTTCCTGCTCGATACGGTCGCACTGCTGCCGCAGGCGCTCAAGCATGGCGGGCGTCAAGTCCTGCGCAACGCCGCCTGGTACCACGGCATCCATCATCAGCCGATGGCCGAAAGCCTCTGCGGACAGCCGCTGCCAGTCTTCGCGCAGGCGCGAGAATTGCGCCAGGCCGAAGGCCAGCCCCGCGTCGTTGCCCAGCGCCCCCAGGTCGCCCAGGTGATTGGCCACCCGCTCGCGCTCTAGCATCAGGGCGCGCAGCCAGCTTGCCCGCGGCGCGGGCGCGCAGTCCCAGGCGGACTCCAGCGCCATGCAGTAGGCCCAGGCATAAGCCACGGTGGAATCGCCCGAGACCCTTCCGGCCAGCCGGCAGCCCTCGAGCGGTGCCAGTTCGGTGAAACGCCGCTCGATGCCCTTGTGCGTGTAGCCCAGGTGTTCTTCCAGCCGCAGCACCTTCTCGCCGACCACGGAAAAGCGGAAGTGACCGGGTTCGATGATGCCGGCATGTACCGGGCCGACCGCAATCTCGTGCACCCCATCTCCCTCCACACGCACGAAAGGATAGTCGGCAGGCAGTTTGCCGGCCGTGGCCACACCCGCCTGCGCGCCGCTTTGCAGCGGCCGCGGCCCAGGCGGCCACAGGCCGTGGTCCAGCCAGGGCCGGACATCACGGCTGCCCTGCACGGCGATACCCACCAGGTCGGTCATGGCACGCTGCATCCGGTCCGCGCTTGGGAATACGCCGCTGAGATCCGGCACTACGGGCGCGGCACCATCAAGGCGTAATTCGAGCCATATCAGTCCTCGCGGCACGGCGTACGCTGCACATGCCGCCAAGGTACCGCCGATGGCAAGCCGGTCGACGCCCCATAGCGCGACCAGGCGCCCGCCAGCGTCAGCCACCGCGCGGGCCGTTGCGGACCAGTCATCCTGCCCGACCAGGCCATGCCAGAGCGGCAGCGGCGCGGGCAACTGCTCCAGATCGAGGCTGAGATCTGCTGGTGTCATCGGCTCAGCTCCCCAGCATTGCGGCGGCCTGCCGGTACCAGGTGTTGAGATACGGCGGGACATAGAGACCCAGCATCAGCCCCAGGGCGAGGTGTGTGAACACCGGGACCAGGGCTGGCGGATGCGCCAGCGGCTTGAGCGTGGTGTCGCCGAAGACCATTGGCTGCACCCGGCTGAACACCGCCGCGAACGCCAACCCGAGTGCGATCAGCAGGAAGGGCGTAGCCCACGGCTGCTCGCGCATGGCGGTGGTGACGATCAGGAACTCGCTGGCGAAGACGCCAAACGGCGGCATGCCCAGGATGGCGAGCGCCCCCAGCATCAGGCCCCAACCCACCGTGGGGCTGACGCGGATCAGTCCGCGGATGTCGTCCATGACTTGCGTGCCCGCTTTCTGCGCGGCGTGGCCGACGGCGAAGAAGATCGCAGACTTGACCAGCGAATGCACCGTCATGTGCAGCAGGCCGGCATAGCTGGCGATCGGTCCGCCCATGCCGAAGGCGAAGGTCATCATCCCCATGTGCTCGATGGATGAATACGCAAACATGCGCTTGATGTCGCGCTGCCGGATCAGGAAGAAGACGGCTGCCACCACCGATACCAGGCCGAATCCCATCATCAGGCGGCCGGTGAGATGGTTGCCCAGTGCCGCATCGGTCAGCACCTTGCAGCGCAGCACGGCATAGAGCGCCACATTGAGCAGCAGGCCGGAGAGCACGGCCGACACGGGGGTAGGGCCTTCCGCGTGCGCGTCCGGCAGCCAGTTGTGCAGCGGGACCAGCCCGACCTTGGTGCCATAGCCGATAAACAGGAAGGCGAACGCCAGCGTGATGATGTTGGGATCGAGCTGGTGCTTGACCGCGTCCAGATTGGTCCACAGCAACGCGCCACCCTCCGCGCCGATGACTTTCTCGGCGGCCATGTAGAGCAGCACCGTGCCGAACAGCGCCTGGGCAATGCCCACCCCGCACAGGATGAAGTACTTCCATGCCGCCTCCAGGCTGGCCGCAGTGCGGTAGACGCTTACCAGCAGCACCGTCGTCAGCGTGGCAGCTTCCATCGCGACCCAGATGATGCCCATATTGTTGGTCGTCAGCGCCAGCAGCATGGTGAAGGTGAAGAGCTGGTACATGCTGTGGTACAGGCGCAGCCGCGGCGGCGTCATCTTGCCGTGGTCGTGCTCCACCCGCATGTACGGCCGCGAAAAGATCGAGGTGGTCAGGCCCACGAATGCGGTCAGCGCTACGAGGAATACGTTCAGCGGGTCAATGTAGAACTCCCGGCTCCAGACCAGCATCGGGCCGTCGGCGACGATTTGCGCCGTCAGGACACAGGAGGCGAGGAACGTCCCCAGGCTGAAGGCGACATTGATGTCGCGTGCGCGCTCGCGATGCCCCACCAGAGCCAGTACCAGCCCGCCGGCGAGCGGACATGCGAGCAACAGGGCAAGCGCAATCAACTCAATCCTCCTTCAGTTTTTCAAGATGGCGGATATCCAGGCTGTCGAACTGCTCACGGATCTGGAACATGAACACACCTAGGATCAGCACGCCGATCAGCACATCCAGCGCGATGCCCAGCTCGACCACCATCGGCATGCCGTAGGTCGCGGCGGTGGCCGCGAAGAAGAGGCCATTCTCCATTGCCAGGAAGCCGATGACCTGCGGCACCGCCTTGGAGCGCGTGATCATCATCAGGAAGGACAACAGCACGCAGGCCAGCGCAATGCCCAGCGTGCCGCTGGCGAGCTTCAGCGACAGCCGCGCGATTGGCATGGTGAGATTGAAGGCGAAGATCACCACCAGGATGCCGATCAGCATCGTGGTGGGAATGTTGATCAGCGTCTCGACATCGCGGCGGATCTGGAGACGATCGATAACGCGGTGCAGCAGGTAGGGGATGAGCAGCACCTTGAGCATGGCGGTCAGGCCGGCCGACAGGTAAAGGTGCGGCTGGCCCGTCACGTAGCCGACGACGGCGGTGGCCACTGCCAGCGTCGCGCCCTGTAGCGTGAACAGGTTGATCAGCGACAGGATTCGTCGCTGCGAGATCATGGCGAAGGCGAGGATCAGGAGCACCGCACCAAGGAGGTTGACGAACTGGGTGAGGAGCGCAGTCATTGCCGGGTGCTCAGTGAGCCAGCAGCAGGTGGACCAGCATGCCGATCACCGCCAGCAGAAAAGCGGTGGCCAGAAATTCCGGCACGCGGAAGATGCGCATCTTGGCGCTCACCGTTTCCAGCGCCGCCAGCAGGATTCCACCCACGATGAGCTTGAACAGCAGCGCGGGCAGCGCCAGCAGCATGGCCAGGGGAGCCTGCGCTTCCGCGACTCCCCACGGAAAGAACAGCGCCAGGCCGATGCAGGAATAGGCAAACAGCTTCAGGCTTGCCGCCCACTCCAGAAGCGCCAGGTGCCGGCCCGAGTATTCCAGGATCAGCGCCTCGTGGATCATCGTGAGCTCGAGGTGGGTGGCGGGGTTGTCGACCGGCACGCGGGCGTTCTCGGCCAGCGATACCATGGTGAACGCCACGCCGGCAAACGCCAGTCCCGGATAGATGGCCAGGTCCCGGTGCGCAATCGTCTCGACAATGGTGGTGAGCGAGGTTGACTTGGAGACCAGCGAGGCGGAGAACAGCACCATCAGCAGCGCCGGTTCCGCCAGGAAGCCGACCAGCATTTCGCGCCGCGCACCGAGGGTTCCGAAAGCGGTGCCGACGTCCATTGCCGCCAGCGAGATGAAGACCCGCGCCAGCGCGAACAGGCCGACCAGGGCGATCGCGTCCGCGGCCGGAGCCAGCGGCAGGTCCGTGGACACTGTAGGGACGATCGAGCAGGCCAGCGCCATGCAGCCGAACACCACATAAGGCGTGGCGCGAAACAATGGCGACGCGTTATCTGCAATCACCGATTCCTTGTTAAACAGCTTGTGCAGCATTCGGTACGGCTGCCAGATGCTGGGCGCCGACTTGTTCTGCAGCCAGGCCCGCCACTGATTGACCCAGCCGGTCAGCAGGGGCGCAAGCGTAATCGAGATCACGATCTCGATCAGCTGTGACAGAATCCCCGTCAGGCTCATGTAGCCCTCATCACATCACGGCCAGCAGCGTGGCGGCCAGGGTCAGGAAGCTGTACAGCAGGTACGCCGAGATGCGTCCCTGCTGCATCAGGCCAATCAGCCGGGCCAGATACGACGCCAGATCGATCACCGGGACGTACAGCCAGCGCCAGAAATGGTCCGCCACCGTGACCCGGTAGCGCGGCTGTTCATCGAATGGCGTCGGCAAGTCACGGCGCATCAGGAAAAACGGTTCAAAGATCTGGCGGATCGGCTGACCGAAACCCTCGGCCGTGTCCTGCATGCGCGCGGTGCCCCATGGGAAGCCGCAAGCCCACGGCGGGCTGCGGCGAAGCCGGCCGTGGTAGAAGCGGCGCACCAGCAGAAAGGCGAGCGCAAAACTGGCCAGAATGCCGAGCAGGAAAATGACCGGCCCGTAGCTGGCCTGGGCCTGCCCATTGGGTGCCAGCAACCAGTCACTGGCCGCGGTCCGGGCGCCCAGTCCGCTTGCCACCAGCTGCTGCGTCACCGGATCGATCAGCTGGACGAATTGCGTCGGCAGCAGGCCAAGCGCGATACAGCCCAGCGCCAGCCACAGCATGCCCGCCCGCTCCCAGCGGCCGGTGTCGTGCGCGTGGACCAGCTTGGGCTCGCGGGGCTGGCCGAGGAAGATCACGCCGAAGAACTTGACCATGGTGTAGCCGGCCAGCGCCGCCACCAGCGCGATCAGCGCGGCAACCACCGGGATCAGCATGGTCAGTATCGGTTCGGGAAGACCCGGCGTGAACAGGAAGCTTTGCAGCAGCAGCCACTCCGAGACGAAGCCGCCGAGCGGCGGCAGCCCCGCGCTGGCCAGCACGCCCAGCAGCGTCAGCCAGCCCACCCAGGGCATATAGCGAATCAATCCACCCAGCTTGCCGAGGCTTCTCTCCTCGGTGGCGTGCAGCACGCTGCCGGTTCCCAGAAAGAGCAGGCTCTTGAAGAAGGCATGGCTGGCGACATGATAGAGCGCAGCCGTCAGCGCCAGGGCGGCCATTGGCCTCATGCCGTAGGCCGAAAACAGCAGCGTCAGGCCCATGGCA from the Cupriavidus sp. WKF15 genome contains:
- the hyfB gene encoding hydrogenase 4 subunit B, whose product is MSSVPPLAQWLHLDWILIVVGAWLLVGVAGILVLHRFALVSRVLFPIGGALGLALSGLALHAVFGTPEAAVLPIGLPALPFHVRLDSLSAYFLMVMGGAAAGISTFAAGYFRKGEGTPPGLLCLEYHLFLASMAGVILADDAYSFMVMWETMALSSFFLVTANHRIAEVRAAGYLYITMARIGAIAILLCFGVLQANTGDYTFANMRAQALTPFWASAGFLLALFGFGAKAGILPLHVWLPEAHPAAPSPVSAMMSGVMLNTAIYGLLRVCFDLLQMRLWWWGGLLLAVGLATALFGVVFAAVQTDMKRLLAYSSVENMGLLFVAMGLTLLFSAYGMRPMAALALTAALYHVASHAFFKSLLFLGTGSVLHATEERSLGKLGGLIRYMPWVGWLTLLGVLASAGLPPLGGFVSEWLLLQSFLFTPGLPEPILTMLIPVVAALIALVAALAGYTMVKFFGVIFLGQPREPKLVHAHDTGRWERAGMLWLALGCIALGLLPTQFVQLIDPVTQQLVASGLGARTAASDWLLAPNGQAQASYGPVIFLLGILASFALAFLLVRRFYHGRLRRSPPWACGFPWGTARMQDTAEGFGQPIRQIFEPFFLMRRDLPTPFDEQPRYRVTVADHFWRWLYVPVIDLASYLARLIGLMQQGRISAYLLYSFLTLAATLLAVM
- a CDS encoding formate hydrogenlyase, whose product is MTALLTQFVNLLGAVLLILAFAMISQRRILSLINLFTLQGATLAVATAVVGYVTGQPHLYLSAGLTAMLKVLLIPYLLHRVIDRLQIRRDVETLINIPTTMLIGILVVIFAFNLTMPIARLSLKLASGTLGIALACVLLSFLMMITRSKAVPQVIGFLAMENGLFFAATAATYGMPMVVELGIALDVLIGVLILGVFMFQIREQFDSLDIRHLEKLKED
- a CDS encoding NADH-quinone oxidoreductase subunit C → MTPADLSLDLEQLPAPLPLWHGLVGQDDWSATARAVADAGGRLVALWGVDRLAIGGTLAACAAYAVPRGLIWLELRLDGAAPVVPDLSGVFPSADRMQRAMTDLVGIAVQGSRDVRPWLDHGLWPPGPRPLQSGAQAGVATAGKLPADYPFVRVEGDGVHEIAVGPVHAGIIEPGHFRFSVVGEKVLRLEEHLGYTHKGIERRFTELAPLEGCRLAGRVSGDSTVAYAWAYCMALESAWDCAPAPRASWLRALMLERERVANHLGDLGALGNDAGLAFGLAQFSRLREDWQRLSAEAFGHRLMMDAVVPGGVAQDLTPAMLERLRQQCDRIEQEVRTLRAVYDEHAGLQDRFLGAGRVSPQLAAELGLTGLAGRASGRAADLRCDYAWLPYDALAVKMATHSAGDVAARVAVRFDEVLESLRLIRAICTDMPEGAARIVPQAPGTATIGAGWVEGWRGEVFVSLELADDGRILRCHCHDPSWQNWPVLEHAIIGNIVPDFPLINKSFNLSYSGHDL
- a CDS encoding NADH-quinone oxidoreductase subunit H; translation: MSLTGILSQLIEIVISITLAPLLTGWVNQWRAWLQNKSAPSIWQPYRMLHKLFNKESVIADNASPLFRATPYVVFGCMALACSIVPTVSTDLPLAPAADAIALVGLFALARVFISLAAMDVGTAFGTLGARREMLVGFLAEPALLMVLFSASLVSKSTSLTTIVETIAHRDLAIYPGLAFAGVAFTMVSLAENARVPVDNPATHLELTMIHEALILEYSGRHLALLEWAASLKLFAYSCIGLALFFPWGVAEAQAPLAMLLALPALLFKLIVGGILLAALETVSAKMRIFRVPEFLATAFLLAVIGMLVHLLLAH
- a CDS encoding hydrogenase 4 subunit F: MIALALLLACPLAGGLVLALVGHRERARDINVAFSLGTFLASCVLTAQIVADGPMLVWSREFYIDPLNVFLVALTAFVGLTTSIFSRPYMRVEHDHGKMTPPRLRLYHSMYQLFTFTMLLALTTNNMGIIWVAMEAATLTTVLLVSVYRTAASLEAAWKYFILCGVGIAQALFGTVLLYMAAEKVIGAEGGALLWTNLDAVKHQLDPNIITLAFAFLFIGYGTKVGLVPLHNWLPDAHAEGPTPVSAVLSGLLLNVALYAVLRCKVLTDAALGNHLTGRLMMGFGLVSVVAAVFFLIRQRDIKRMFAYSSIEHMGMMTFAFGMGGPIASYAGLLHMTVHSLVKSAIFFAVGHAAQKAGTQVMDDIRGLIRVSPTVGWGLMLGALAILGMPPFGVFASEFLIVTTAMREQPWATPFLLIALGLAFAAVFSRVQPMVFGDTTLKPLAHPPALVPVFTHLALGLMLGLYVPPYLNTWYRQAAAMLGS